The sequence TCTCCTTGCTACCAGCTGTTTtttatgtctcgattattttactaCCACCCTCATTGAACTGTTCTAATCGGAATGAGGGACCCTCCCCCCCTCCGCTTTTTAACCAGCCAACCAATGAACTTACTTCGTTCCATATAGAAAAATTCGCTAGTGCTCAACGTGTTGTTCGTTTCCTCTATTAGAAATTTAGTAACAGTCAGCAAATTACAAACTGCAACTTTCAGATAGTAATTCATACCATAACAGTGGCCTAAATAGTCCAGTTTATTTCGTTTGCAAATATGTTTGTATAATGATCATGCGTTTCTGCCTCAGGTTAAACTGCCCTTTTGTGATTGGTTTTGAGCATAGACGACTCAGTGGAATCAACAATGACATCACGCATTTTCTCTTGTGTTAACTcaaattagattagtacttgttccatagatcatgaatacgacacttcgtaatgatgtggaacgtgtcaggttaataaaaggtgtctatacaagatattacattagacaaaatattacatgacactcaatatttttaattttttaccgcCCACTGTGTGGTGCGTCTCTGTCGCTGGGCTGCTTTGTCACTGTCTGCTCTGGCTGTGGACCCTCGTGCATTCGCCACAAATTGCTTCTCGACATTTAACTGTGTCCGCTCACGTGAGCCATGTTTCAAGCCGCAATACTGGATCAAAACAATGGAAAGCAGACATACTGTTGAAACAAATATTTACATCCCAAATCGTAGAAAATGAAGTGGGGTCCAGTACTTCGCCAGCCACCCAGAAAGAGATGTGGAGATCTGTACAGGATCGATAAGGACTGGGAGCTTCAGCAGGATCCTCTTCAGGTTCAAAGCTAGAACAGCCTTTCTGTATTATTACTCGAATTTCCCGTATGTACCTTAGACATGATTAAAATCTGTTACGAGGCTTACTACATCTACCTCTATAgtccgctagccacccaacggtatgtggcggacggcagtttacgtgacactgtcattacctccctttcctgttccagttgtgtatggttcgcggggaggtcgactgccggaaagcctccgaacgcgctcgaatctctctaattttacattcgtgatctgctcaagaggtataagtagggggaagcaatatattcgatacctcatcaagaaaagcaccctctcgaaacctggacagcaagctacaccgcgatgcagagcgcctgtcttgcagagtctgccacttgagtttgctaaacatctctgtaattaTCActcttacgaaataaccctgtgacgaaatgcactgctcttctttggatattatctatctcctccgtcaagccaacctggtatggaccccacactgatgagcaatactctagtatagatcgaacgagtgttttgtaagccacctcttttgttgatggactacattttctaaggactctcccaatgaatctcaaccaggctcCTGCCGTACCAACAATTTTATGACGATTCGTtccatatgcatactcccagatattttacagtagtaactgctaccactgtttgttccggaattatacaatcatacaataaaggatccttctttctatgtattcgcagtactttacatttgtctatgttaagggtcagttgctactcccttcaCCAAGTGTTTATCTGCTGCGGATCTTTGTGCATTTCGCTGAGGAGAAACTTGCTACTTGGTTTATGTCCACAGAAATGGCAGCAAGATCCCTAGGAGACCTACCAGATGACGCGCTGCTTTCCATCTTCTCCCTGCTGCCTGTCCCGGACTTGGCCCGGTGTGCTTACGTGTGCGAGCGGTGGCGCAAAATTGTGACAGGGTACACCCAGCTGTGGAAGGGCAAGAGTTACGGCAGCAATAGGAGACCGAGCGAGTCGGCAGAGGTGCGTGCGGTACTGCGCACCCTGCCGCCGTTGCGCGAACTGGTCGTAGAGGTGGCCCACGAGTTTACCGTCGACATTTCGTACCCGCAGCTGATTCTCACAGTGGCCAACGTAAGGACCGTGCGGGACTGTCCGAGACTGACGTGCGACTACTTGTCGACCAGACTGGACATCGCGGTGGTGATGCTGTCCTCTCGGTCGACCGTAGACTTCTCGGCCCTCCGGAAGCTGCGGATCCTGAGGACCGCGGCGGCCAGCGCCCGGGAGCCCGCCGCCTACGGGGCGGACCACGCCGTCGCGTCCGCCCTCGGGCTGTGCCCCAACCTCAGGGAGCTGAGCGTCTGCGCCGAGTCGCTGTCGGCCGACCGCCTCGACAGGCTGGAGGGGCTCGGGCGGCTGCGGACGCTGAAGATCGAGTGCCCCGGCCTGCGGAAGCTGACGTTCCTGCGGCACTGTGCCGGCGCGCTGGAGGAGTTGCAGCTGGTCGGCTGCGCCGGCCTGCCCCCGGCCGAGTTGGCGGCgctgcggcggctgcggcggctgcggcggctgcAGCTGAGCGACTGCGGGGCGGCCGCGGCCGGCCTGGCCTCCGCGCTGCCGGCCCTGGCGGGCCTCGAATCGCTGCAGCTCCACCACTGCGGCCACCCGCCCGACCTGTCGTTCGCGGGCCGCTGCGGCCGGCTGCGCGAGCTGTGCGTCATCCACTCGTCGGCGGCGGACGCGGTGCTGACGCTGACCCCGGAGGGCcaccggctgcggctgcggcgcggcGCGGGCGTGCGCGTCGTCGGGCTGAGCCTCACCGCCGACCACCTGCCGGGGGCGCTGCCCAGGCTCGCAGAGCTGGGCCTCGCCCGCGGCTGCCTCGACCGCCTGCGCTTCCTGCGCCACTGCCCCCAGCTGCGCCACCTGTGCTGCGAGTTCCGGCGCAGGCCCGGGCAGCCGCAGCTGCTCAACTTGGCGGCCGACGTAGCCTCGGGCAGCTCTACGTGAAGACGACAGGCAAAACGTACAGCCAGAAATGATTAGACTGTAGTGGCGTTAGTAGCATTCTCGCTGTTCGTGATACTACTTAATAGTTACAAAGCTACAGTAGCCTGCTGTAGACCAGCGTAAGTAATCgtatgtaatgtctcttgcagcggtctctccgccatATTTTCAGAAATTCTGTAAATTATATAACTCTGTACACATCTCGaagtatctcttcttatcttaccagttcctaaactttaatatatgaTGATTAtcgatgcaaagtagtttcaacccctattattccttggagcgtgcactTACTCCATGCAATAGCTTCTCTCCTTTCTGTTTCCTCTCATGAAAAAAAAGATTCAGATTTTGCCGATtggccgtgaaagaacgaagatataTACGAGCGCTATCcacaagtacattacgttttggaatttaaaaaaataattggaaatttttttgttatatacagatgaaagcgacACTTaagtactacttttctacatagttgccatttaaattgaggcacttatcgtagcgatggacgagcttggaaattccttcgtcgtaaaagtcGGCAGCGTGCGCCTTCAACAACGTGGTTAATCACTAACCCGGTAGAAATAAGATTTTtgcggatttcctggaaagaggcactacaataaactctcaaaggtattgccaaactctgcacaacctcagaagagcaatacaaaacaagcgcaggggaaagttgggctcaaagatcttgctgattcccGACAACgctcgggcccacacggcaaatgccactcgtgaacttCTCGAATCTTTTAGTGGGAGTTGtttctcatccgccgtacagtcccgacctggcaccgagcgacttccacttattcccagcaatgaagaagtggtcggctatgcagcgttttgatgacgacgcacagcttcaagaagaggtaatcacgtggttgaaggcgcaggcggccgaatttttcgACGAAGGAACTTCCAAGCGCGTCCATCGCTAcgttaagtgccttaatttaaatggcagctatgtagaaaaTTAGTAATTAAATgtgactttcatctgtatataataaaagttccaatactttatttttaattccaaaacggaatgtactttgtggatagcccttgtatgtatatatgtgtatgtattgctgatgagattctgtatgagaaggaatttaatagatgaactaaaatgTGTTCCTGTATTATttgactgattattattgacagtgtctgcttactacgctgtgttgcacgggatcagtggggaacattTGATTTAAACTGgccgaacctgccgttttgtacgctccagatatccagtttattactttcaataaatgggctaacacagTCTCACCAGCAGATATCcgatcttccccatgtgatcaacACAagctaataattattacaaatgttttcaggagatcgactgacaattttcgtcgctccgagacttcgaaattgcttcactgccttatgggatTTAAGTTaatctcaatttaatcaggatagaacagtaatgaacagtgtgaatgtgataagcctgctttatgaatgaaaattcccttaatatttgcaagttttttactatcctgatcagtgaagctaaatcgggCCGGTGTGAGAGttatttaaatttcagatcccaccaaaaaatatttaatgtagactACAGAAGTGTGGAACACattagcttagacactacataccttttgttgattcatttacttTTCTGTTTCGTTCGACATCACATTGCTgaccttctgtaattagtgtacgattactttgatactgtaatgaagtgtaatctctgtaatatgcacaataccAGCGAATATGTTTTGTATTTCTCACACAATCTATTTGATTGTCTTtaaaactcattaattttatttaaattttttgtagaaataccaatatgtgcaaatgttctgttttaattaatatattggtttactgttatgtaaacggctgaccttcacttagggttcttagttatttcatATGTAAGAGTTGTTTCggttcccctcaggaacggaaGCATGCagtgcgcgcaaattgtggttggcataggtagaaaaggtggaattgagTCAATCTGGGacgaactaccgaactatcagctgctcatgtaaaagttgtgtattgtgctggttctgagagaggcttt is a genomic window of Schistocerca gregaria isolate iqSchGreg1 chromosome 9, iqSchGreg1.2, whole genome shotgun sequence containing:
- the LOC126292230 gene encoding F-box/LRR-repeat protein 7-like; translation: MEMAARSLGDLPDDALLSIFSLLPVPDLARCAYVCERWRKIVTGYTQLWKGKSYGSNRRPSESAEVRAVLRTLPPLRELVVEVAHEFTVDISYPQLILTVANVRTVRDCPRLTCDYLSTRLDIAVVMLSSRSTVDFSALRKLRILRTAAASAREPAAYGADHAVASALGLCPNLRELSVCAESLSADRLDRLEGLGRLRTLKIECPGLRKLTFLRHCAGALEELQLVGCAGLPPAELAALRRLRRLRRLQLSDCGAAAAGLASALPALAGLESLQLHHCGHPPDLSFAGRCGRLRELCVIHSSAADAVLTLTPEGHRLRLRRGAGVRVVGLSLTADHLPGALPRLAELGLARGCLDRLRFLRHCPQLRHLCCEFRRRPGQPQLLNLAADVASGSST